Sequence from the Phragmites australis chromosome 6, lpPhrAust1.1, whole genome shotgun sequence genome:
GTTGAGTTCAGACGCTGATGCTAGGCACTACCGTGAAAGCATTAGGTTTTTCAATGGTCATTTCTCATTCACTTCACTATACTGTAACCTTGACGGTGAGACCACTGACATGAGAAAAAGTGGTATTTACACGTTTCGTGCCCACGGCCAAATGTACCACAACATACGGTCGTTTGGTATAGACGAGACCGAACCCAAGCACTTGGAGCTTTACTTCTACGATGATGATCCCAGTCTAGAGCACCGGTATCGCCGTTGCCGCGAAGAGCAGTACCAGCAAGACAAGGAACTTATCAGAAAGCTGGTTGACATACTTCGTGACAACCCGTACTCTGAACAACTCAGGAGTATGGGACAGGTTGAGGACCTTGATGACTACCGTGTGACACTGAACTTTGATCATAGGTTGGACCAGAGAACATATAACATGCCAGCCACTTCGGAGGTGGCCGCTGTTTGGGTTGAGGGGAGCGAACGCTGAAGGCACTTTGAGAATAGCGTTATCCTGCAAGGGAAGAACAAGCAAATATATGGCATCCGATCGTATCATGGATGCTATGATGCTCTGTCATACCCTCTCTTTTTCCCTAGAGGCGAACTCGGCTGGCATCCCGATATCCCAAAGGTCGGTGTGTCCATCAATGCGGTTACCGCGGCTCGTGCGGCTCGTATGGCTCGTGGTAATAATCATGAGGACCCAGGTTAGTGTTCTCAAAAGATGATGTTTGCACCGTCAATTCTTGGCATAGTACTCGTTGATGTCCAACACTAACTTTGAATGTCATATGCTCTGTGCAGATTTTAATGGTAGGCTATGCGTGTCTGTGCGGGATTACTATTGCTACAAATTCTAGATACGGCCAGGGATATTCAACCCAATACTGTTTGGCAAGTGTCTTTTTCAGCAGTTCGCGGTCGACACATACATCAAGATCGAAAGCTCGCGGCTGGACTACATATGGGCTCATCAGAAGGAGTTAAGGGCGGACCTGTACCAAGGCTTGGTGGACAGCGTGCATGCCGGGGAGGGTAGAGCGGACGTAGTTGGAAAATGGACCGTGCTGGCTACATCATTTATCAGTGAACCTCGGGATAATAGGCATCGATACATGGATGCTATGG
This genomic interval carries:
- the LOC133922198 gene encoding uncharacterized protein LOC133922198, which translates into the protein MFAGQDGDTDDEDIEFDEAKDASATTSSIPDPYDHVYDNIPQATHMLKPVENCKHCNAKKFEHETNGFCCRNGKIKLCTPETPPELMRLWLSSDADARHYRESIRFFNGHFSFTSLYCNLDGETTDMRKSGIYTFRAHGQMYHNIRSFGIDETEPKHLELYFYDDDPSLEHRYRRCREEQYQQDKELIRKLVDILRDNPYSEQLRSMGQVEDLDDYRVTLNFDHRLDQRTYNMPATSEVAAVWVEGSER